GCACAACGGCTCGCTGATCCCGGTCAAGGGCCGCGACATCATGGTGCAGGCCTGGTACCAGGGCGGGATCTCGGTGTGGGACTTCACCGACTCCGCCCACCCGAAGGAGCTGGCGTACTGGGAGCGCGGACCGCTGTCCACCGAGCAGCTGATCGTCGGCGGGTCGTGGTCGGCCTACTACTACAACGGCCACATCTACTCCTCCGACATCCAGAAGGGGCTGGACGTGTTCGCGCTGCACGACCCGCGCACGGCGAGCGCGAAGTCGGTCCGGATGGACGAGCTGAACGTCCAGACCCAGGGCCGCTACCGCGGGTGATCCACTAGCACAACCGGACGATCGAAGGCAAATCCATCCTGCCGCCGATCACCATGCGGGACAGCTGTCCCCCATCCCGGTGATCGTCGGCAGGATGGCGCCATGTCCGAAAACACCCCTGACGACGCCATCCTCCCCGAGAAGCCGCGCCGGAAGCGCGGCCCGCTGGTCGGCGTCATCCTCGCCGTGGTCGTCGTCCTCGTCGCCGTGGTCCTGATCGTCGTCAACACGACGTCGGACTCCGGCACCTCCGCCGGTCACACCACCGTGAAGATCGGCGTGACCGACGCGAGCTCCGACTACTGGAAGACCTTCCGGCAGATCGCCGCCGACAACGGCATCGACCTGGAGCTGGTCAACTTCTCCGACTACACTCAGGCCAACCCGGCGCTCGCGCAGGGCCAGCTGGACGTGAACCTGTTCCAGCACCTGCTGTTCCTCGCCAACTACAACGTCAGCGCGAACCAGGACCTCACCCCGATCGGCTCGACCTACGTGGTGCCGCTGAGCCTCTACTCGCGCAAGCACGCCACCGTCGCCGACATCCCGCAGGGCGGTCAGATCGCGATCCCGAACGACCCGACCAACCAGGCGCGCGCCCTGCTCGTGCTCCAGTCGGCCGGCCTGATCTCGCTGCGCGGCGGCGGGAACGTGCTGTCCACCCCGGCCGAGATCGACCAGGCCGCGTCGAAGGTGACCGTGACACCGGTGGACGCCTCGCAGACCGTGGCCGCGCTCCCCTCGGTCGACGGCGCGATCGTCAACAACAACTTCGCCCTGGACGCGAACCTCGACCCGTCGAAGGCGCTGTTCAACGACGACCCGGCCAACCCGTCCGCCGAGCCCTACATCAACACCTTCGTCACCCGCGCGCAGGACAAGGACAACCCGACCTACCTCAAGCTCGCCCAGCTCTACCGCGATCCGCGGGTGGCCGGCGAGGTGAAGGCCGAGTCGAAGAACACCGCCGTGCTGGTCGAGCGCCCCAACACCGACCTGCAGGCGATCCTGGACCGACTCGAGCAGACCGTGCGGGCCGCGAAGAAGTGAACGCGCTCATCGAGTTCCAGGGCGTCACCAAGCGGTTCGGTGACGTCACCGCGCTGGCGGATGTCGACCTGACCATCGGCGCGGGCGAGGTCTTCGGCATCATCGGCTACTCCGGCGCGGGCAAGAGCACGCTGGTCCGGCTGATCAACGCACTCGAACCGGTCACCTCCGGGCGGGTCCTCGTCGACGGCGTGGACCTGACCGCGCTGCGCGAGCGGGAGCTGCGTGAAGTGCGGGCCGGGATCGGCATGATCTTCCAGCAGTTCAACCTGTTCCGCTCGCGCACGGTGTTCGGCAACGTGGCCTACCCGCTGAAGATCGCCGGGTGGGACAAGGCGCGCCGGAAGGCGCGGGTGGCCGAGCTGCTGAAGTTCGTCGGCATCA
The window above is part of the Amycolatopsis thermoflava N1165 genome. Proteins encoded here:
- a CDS encoding MetQ/NlpA family ABC transporter substrate-binding protein: MSENTPDDAILPEKPRRKRGPLVGVILAVVVVLVAVVLIVVNTTSDSGTSAGHTTVKIGVTDASSDYWKTFRQIAADNGIDLELVNFSDYTQANPALAQGQLDVNLFQHLLFLANYNVSANQDLTPIGSTYVVPLSLYSRKHATVADIPQGGQIAIPNDPTNQARALLVLQSAGLISLRGGGNVLSTPAEIDQAASKVTVTPVDASQTVAALPSVDGAIVNNNFALDANLDPSKALFNDDPANPSAEPYINTFVTRAQDKDNPTYLKLAQLYRDPRVAGEVKAESKNTAVLVERPNTDLQAILDRLEQTVRAAKK